Part of the Halomarina litorea genome is shown below.
CCAAATCTTCTTCGTCGTGTCGACTGTGACGTGCTTTTTCGGCTTCCGCCGAGAAGCTGTCGTCTTCTCTGGTCTGAACACGACATCGGGGGCTGGAATCGAGTGGTCACGCGCGATGGCAACGACTTCTGAGAGGACCGCACGACAGACTGCCTTCGTCGCTTCGGGCAGCGATTCGTTCCACAGCTCCCAGAGTCGCGACTGTTTCATCGGGTTGGGTTGGAGCGTTCCATCGTCTGCCTGTTCCACGAAGCCATACTGGACAGCTACCTCCGGGTTCGTTTCGAGGAACTCCGCGAGTCGCCTCTCCCGCCAGCCCCTCGCGATTCGGAGGTTGTGTGCTCTCAGTATCGGTTCGAGTGGCCCGGTGTTGTGATGCCACTGCGCTCGATTGTCGGGCAGCGCGTCGTTGAACACAAGCTCGCCGATGAGGTCGTCCAGCGTCGAAGCGCCCTCTACCGGATGGTCATACCAGAGACTGACCGAGAACGGAGCACCCTCGTGTGACACCGACACGTACAGGTCGTAGCAGATGTCGAACGAGTGGTCATCCACCTCGTACGCCCAGACCTCCGTCTCCTCACGAACCCGCGTCTCATCGGTCGCCGCGGGGTGTGACTCATGAGGGGGGTTTGACTCTCCGTGTCTCATTGCACGTTATTAGAGCAATCTATGCTCAGTTCCTGAGTTAAGTGTCGGCGTCTGGTTTCCTCGTTTCCGTCAATAGACCACTCAAACGGCCACCTATTGAAACTAGGGTGTCAGAACTGTCTCTCGAACAAAGCGACGTATGCTCCAATATATACTCAGTTCTTGACCCAACTCAGCAGTTATCCCTGCCGCTGACAAACTGACAGTCGCATGCCCGACCCTACTCTTGAGTATCTCAACCGCAAAGGTGCCATCGAACTGTTATGTGAGGTCAAGCCCGGAGGGTCCCGGTTCTCAGAATTGGATGACGCACTGCCTGTGAGTCACCAGACGCTTTCCCGGCGATTGGAAGAAGGGCGAGAAGCGTCGTTGCTCGAACGAAAAGCTATCAGCGGCCACCGTGGAACGACACACACGCATTTATTGACACCTCGGGGGGCGAAGCTTCGACTTTGGTGGGAGGAGTTGGGCCTGACCGCGAGCTATCAGCTATACAAGAAAGCCCGCCAACAGTTTCTCGACGAGTCGGCTGCCATGCGTGATGAACTGGAGGGCGACAGCAACGACACAAAGCCGCTGGTTGGAGACGAACCGACGACCCCTTTCGAGGCGGAGTTCCACCGTGGCTTTCGGACGAATCAGGATTCGAGCGACTGAGAGAACGCCCGACATGACCTATTTGTCTCGCAACGCCACCAGTACGGTGAGAGCGCACGCGCCCCCGCTTCGCTGCGTTGACCCACTACCGGTCTGGTGGACTCAGGTTCTTCATTCGGAAGTCGGACTTCGCGACGAACCGCCCGGCGAGCAGCGCGAGCTCACGGGTGCGTTCGATATCCGCGAGGTTGTGTAACAGTAGGTCAAGCCACTCATTCTGTTCGTGCGCCGCGACCGCGCTTCCGCTGTCGTCGAACGGGTCGCAGTCCTCCTCACCCACGAGCGCGTCGTACACCCCGACGAGGTCGCCGACATCGCCCGTGTGGAACCGGTCGACGATGGTCATCGTATCCGCGAACGCCATGTCGGGGAACGGCCAGTCGGTGTCTCGACGCACGCACGCCGAGCGGACGAACGGCAGGTCGAACCCGCCACGCCACGTCTCGCCGTTATACGCGGTGAGGTAGTGGCGGTCGCTGTCTAGGTGTTCGTCGGTGAACGCGTCGAGCCCGCGGAGTAGGTCTGCCTCGGAGTGGTAGACCGCGACCCGGACGTTCGCCCCCGAGGCGTGTTCGAGGTCGGCTTCGAGGCGGTCGGCGTCTGCCTCGCGGCCTGTAGTGTTGAGTGCGAGCCACGACCCGAGTGGGAGTGCGAGGCCCGCGACGGTCACGACCGCGCCGGGGTCGAGGCCGGACGTTTCGATGTCGAACGCGATGGGAGTCAAGTCACCCATGCTGGAGGCGGTG
Proteins encoded:
- a CDS encoding winged helix-turn-helix transcriptional regulator produces the protein MPDPTLEYLNRKGAIELLCEVKPGGSRFSELDDALPVSHQTLSRRLEEGREASLLERKAISGHRGTTHTHLLTPRGAKLRLWWEELGLTASYQLYKKARQQFLDESAAMRDELEGDSNDTKPLVGDEPTTPFEAEFHRGFRTNQDSSD
- a CDS encoding ribonuclease H-like domain-containing protein gives rise to the protein MGDLTPIAFDIETSGLDPGAVVTVAGLALPLGSWLALNTTGREADADRLEADLEHASGANVRVAVYHSEADLLRGLDAFTDEHLDSDRHYLTAYNGETWRGGFDLPFVRSACVRRDTDWPFPDMAFADTMTIVDRFHTGDVGDLVGVYDALVGEEDCDPFDDSGSAVAAHEQNEWLDLLLHNLADIERTRELALLAGRFVAKSDFRMKNLSPPDR